The Ahaetulla prasina isolate Xishuangbanna chromosome 3, ASM2864084v1, whole genome shotgun sequence genome window below encodes:
- the CDC20 gene encoding cell division cycle protein 20 homolog, with product MAEGAGKVGVRAVHCIPMAQFLFESDLHGLLKLDAPIPNVPPARWQRKAKDGAAPSTGSASDAIAPSPMKPANRPHSTSKTPSKTPGKSGSKSQNTPNKTGGDRYIPNRSAMQMDVANFLLTKEESSEETPTKKEHQKAWAMNLNGFDVEEAKILRLSGKPQNAPEGYQNNLKVLYSQKSTPGSTRKLNRYIASVSERILDAPDIRNDYYLNLVDWSSLNFLAVALDKSVYLWNYDSREIIQLMQMENPDDYISSVSWIREGNYLAIGTSNAEVQLWDIQQKKRLRNMVSHSSRVSSLSWNSYILSSGSRTGHIHHHDVRVAEHHVATLAGHTQEVCGLKWAPDGRYLASGGNDNLVNIWSVAQGDNWSPRPVQTFTQHQGAVKAVAWSPWQSNVLATGGGTSDRHIRIWNVCSGSCLNTVDAQSQVCAVLWSTNYKELVSGHGFAQNQLVVWKYPSMSKVTELKGHTARVLSLTMSPDGTTVASAAADETLRLWRCFELDPARKKEKESSTKTSIIHQGIR from the exons GATGGTGCTGCACCCAGCACTGGATCGGCCTCAGATGCCATAGCTCCTTCACCTATGAAACCAGCTAACAGGCCTCATAGTACCAGCAAGACTCCTTCCAAAACACCAG GCAAGTCTGGTTCCAAATCACAAAATACTCCAAACAAAACTGGAGGTGATAGATACATCCCTAATCGTAGTGCTATGCAAATGGATGTGGCCAATTTTCTCTTAACCAAAGAGGAATCCTCTGAAGAGACACCGACCAAGAAG GAGCATCAGAAAGCCTGGGCAATGAATCTTAATGGTTTTGATGTAGAAGAGGCAAAAATCCTGCGACTAAGTGGGAAACCTCAGAATGCCCCTGAAG GATACCAGAACAATCTCAAAGTGCTCTACAGCCAGAAGAGCACACCAGGCTCCACAAGGAAGTTAAACAGATACATAGCCTCTGTGTCAGAGCGGATTCTAGATGCCCCAGACATTCGAAATGATTACT ATCTGAACTTAGTTGATTGGAGCTCCCTCAATTTTTTGGCCGTGGCTCTGGATAAATCAGTGTATCTATGGAATtatgattccagagaaataatccAGCTCATGCAAATGGAAAACCCTGATGACTACATCTCTTCTGTTTCATGGATCAGAGAAGGAAATTACCTTGCAATTGGCACAAGTAATGCCGAGGTCCAG TTATGGGACATCCAGCAGAAAAAGCGTCTACGAAATATGGTCAGTCATTCATCCCGTGTGAGTTCTTTAAGTTGGAATAGCTACATCCTGTCCAG TGGATCACGGACTGGTCACATACATCATCATGATGTGCGTGTGGCAGAACACCATGTGGCAACACTTGCTGGTCATACACAAGAAGTATGTGGGCTAAAATGGGCACCTGATGGCCGTTACTTGGCCAGTGGAGGCAATGACAATCTTGTAAATATATGGTCTGTTGCTCAAGGGGACAACTGGTCACCACGTCCTGTGCAAACTTTTACACAACATCAGGGAGCTGTTAAG GCTGTGGCTTGGAGTCCATGGCAATCCAATGTGCTGGCTACAGGAGGTGGAACAAGTGATCGCCACATAAGGATCTGGAATGTGTGTTCTGGGAGTTGCCTCAACACAGTAGATGCACAGTCCCAG GTCTGTGCAGTACTATGGTCTACAAACTATAAAGAACTTGTGTCTGGTCACGGGTTTGCTCAAAACCAACTGGTAGTGTGGAAATACCCATCTATGTCAAAGGTCACTGAGTTGAAAG GTCACACTGCTAGGGTGTTAAGCTTAACTATGAGCCCAGATGGAACCACAGTTGCTTCAGCAGCAGCAGATGAAACACTGAGGCTTTGGCGTTGCTTTGAGTTGGACCCAGCAcgcaagaaagagaaagagagcagtACTAAAACCAGCATTATCCATCAAGGAATTCGCTGA